CCGCGTCGGCGCCCGCCTCGAGGGCCACCTTCGACACGACCGGCAGCTCGAAGGATCCGGCGACGCGCACCAGGTGGTGCTTCGCTCCCGCGGCGTCGAGCGTGCGCCGTGCGCCCGCGATCAGCCCTTCCGTGATCTCCTCGTGCCACGTTCCCGCGACGATCACCACGTCGAGGTCGGATCCGTTCACTGCTTCCCGTACGGGAGCGCCCTTGCCGCTCATCGCTGGCCTCCTTCTTGCATGCGCGCGATCGCGTCGGCGAGCTCCTCCTCGCCGATGATGTGTCCCATCCGGTCGCGCTTCGTCTCCAGATACTGGTGGTTGTTCGGTCCGACCCCGACGATCAGCGGAACCTGCTCCACAACGTCCAGACCGAAACCACGCAACTGGGCCACTTTATCCGTGTTGTTCGTCAGCAGCCGGATCTTCTCCACGCCGAGGTCGGCGAGGATGCCGGCCGCGGCCGCGTAATCGCGCGCGTCGGCGGGCAGCCCGAGGGCCGTGTTGGCGTCGACCGTGTCGAGGCCCCGCTCCTGCAGCGCGTAGGCGCGCAGCTTGTTGATCAGCCCGATGCCCCGCCCCTCGTGGCCGCGCATGTAGATGACCACGCCGCCGTCCTGCTCGATCGCGTCGAGGGCGGCCTCGAGCTGCGGACCGCACTCGCACTTGAGCGATCCGAACGCCTCGCCCGTCAGGCACTCCGAGTGCACCCGCACGAGCGGGGCGGGCGCCGTCAGGTCGCCCGACACGACGGCGATGTGGTCGGTGCCGGTCTGACGGTCCTTGTACGCCAGGAAGCGGAACGTGCCGTGCGCGGTCGGCACGGTGGCGTCCGCGCGCAGGCTCACCTGGCGACGCGTCGCGGGGCGGTCCGCGGCGAGCGGGTCGTGCTGGTCGAGGTGGGCGATCAGCTGCTCGATCGTGATGACCGGGATGCCCTCGCGCGCCCCGAGCTCGATCAGGCCGGGCAGGCGCATCATGCTGCCGTCCTCGGCCACGAGCTCGCCGATCACGGCGACGGGCTGCAGCCCGGCGAGTCGCATGAGCTCCACGGACGCCTCCGTGTGGCCGGCGCGATCGCGCACGCCGCCGGGCACCGCGCGCAGCGGCAGGATGTGCCCGGGCCGGATCAGGTCCTTCGCCTCGGAGGACGGATCGGCGAGCACGTTCAGGGTGCGCGCCCGGTCGGATGCGCTGATGCCGGTCGTCACGCCGGACGCCGCGTCGACGCTCACGGTGTAGGCGGTCGTGCGCGCGTCCTCGTTGATCTCCACCATGGGCGGCAGGTCCAGGCGGTCGGCGACGTCCTGCGGCATGGGCGCGCACAGGAAGCCGGACGACCAGCGCACGGCCCAGGCGATCCACTCCGGGCTGGCGAGCTCGGCCGAGAGGACGATGTCGCCCTCGTTCTCGCGGTCCTCGTCGTCCGCGACGATCACGGGGCGGCCGGCGCGGAGCGCGTCGAGCGCCTCGTCGATCGTGGCGAGCGGGACGGCGGTCTCGTCCAGGCTGCTGTTCGAGGTCACAGGGAGCCTCCTTCTGTGCGGCTGTGCGCGGCGGTCGCCGGCGCGAGAGTCGGGTCGAGCACCGAGTAGTCGGCGGCGGGCACCTCGGTGGTCGCGAAGGACCAGGGGTGCGCGGGGTCGGGCTTCGCGGCGCCGAACGCCAGCAGGCGCTGGACGTGACGGGCGAGGATGTCGGTCTCGAGGTTCACGCGGTCGCCGGGCGTGCGGTCGCCGAGCGTCGTCGCGGTCAGCGTCTCGGGGATCAGCGACACCTCGAACCACGGATCGCGCGCTCCGGCCGCGCTGACCGCGCTGACCGTGAGCGAGACGCCGTCGACGGCGATCGATCCCTTGTCGACGACGAGCGGCGCGAGGTGTCCGGGCAGCCCGATGCGCACGACGCGCCACTGCGCGCCGGGTCGCACCTCGCGCACGACTCCCGTGCCGTCGATGTGACCCTGCACGATGTGACCGCCGAGGCGTCCGCCCGCGGCGGT
The Microbacterium sp. JZ31 genome window above contains:
- the ribA gene encoding GTP cyclohydrolase II, with translation MTSNSSLDETAVPLATIDEALDALRAGRPVIVADDEDRENEGDIVLSAELASPEWIAWAVRWSSGFLCAPMPQDVADRLDLPPMVEINEDARTTAYTVSVDAASGVTTGISASDRARTLNVLADPSSEAKDLIRPGHILPLRAVPGGVRDRAGHTEASVELMRLAGLQPVAVIGELVAEDGSMMRLPGLIELGAREGIPVITIEQLIAHLDQHDPLAADRPATRRQVSLRADATVPTAHGTFRFLAYKDRQTGTDHIAVVSGDLTAPAPLVRVHSECLTGEAFGSLKCECGPQLEAALDAIEQDGGVVIYMRGHEGRGIGLINKLRAYALQERGLDTVDANTALGLPADARDYAAAAGILADLGVEKIRLLTNNTDKVAQLRGFGLDVVEQVPLIVGVGPNNHQYLETKRDRMGHIIGEEELADAIARMQEGGQR
- a CDS encoding riboflavin synthase; the protein is MFTGIVEEVGRITAVEPSGDGVRLTLHAPGAIEGVQHGDSISVSGVCLTVVDWTDEGFTADVMRQTLDMSTLDAARAGTPVNIERATAAGGRLGGHIVQGHIDGTGVVREVRPGAQWRVVRIGLPGHLAPLVVDKGSIAVDGVSLTVSAVSAAGARDPWFEVSLIPETLTATTLGDRTPGDRVNLETDILARHVQRLLAFGAAKPDPAHPWSFATTEVPAADYSVLDPTLAPATAAHSRTEGGSL